The window TCTTATCCAACGAAACTGATGAAAGAACTGAAATCTCTCAAACAACAGTTTTATCATGTCCACTTTCAAATGTTTGACAATTTTTTCGGGTCAAGTACAAAGAACCAGCACCTAGAACAGCCTATCCAATGCACTTTTTCCTAGAACAGTTTTACCTTCCTTGCCCTGACGTTCTTTAGACTTCTCTCGAGCTGGCTGTCAATCTGTTGAAGTTCCTCTAGTGAACTTGATCCCAGGTCTTGCCCCAAAAGCTTTCTAGAACACcccaaaattcaagaataaaataaaatccacAATAAAGGGGCAAACGATGGAtagaaaaaaaatagtaaatgaaGGATTAAAGGAGCTGGAGtggtttattaatttatttctgGAATGAATTTGGATGTTGAAAGTATAGGAACCCCACAAATATGGAGTCCATGCTGCCGCCTAACTTGCAATAGATCATCATTGCGTGGAATTTCAGTTTTGAAAAATAGATTAGCTCAATTGCATGTGTATTTCAGGGGTTTGGGCCTCAAATGATTTGGTTGAAAGTTTTGATTGCATCATACAGGGATTAAAGGACCTTTTGATTGTTTTCTAGACTTGTATTGGTTTTTGTTAATTCTAATATTTAGACAATTGGACATGTAAGTTGGATAACTATGTTAATGGTGTGTGTGTTAATTGTTGGATATTGCTGTTATGTTAATTGTGGTTTAGCATTTATATCTTATTCTGTGCATaggtgtgtgtgtctatatatatatatatatatatatatatatatatatatatatatatataataatttatttatttattgaaccGGAGTTGAATCGATCCGACCAGTTGAACCTCGACcatttcacttcaccggttcaattgagggtccgggttttaaaacattgggGAAGGTTGGTTGAAAAAAAGGGTTGGAGTGATCTTTGTTTTATCAACTAAGTTAATGTTCTGCAACTGGCTAATTTGGTGCAAACTAAAATGTTCACTTTTTGAAGATAAATTTGCTTGTGCTACATAAATGCTTCCTTTAAAAGTCAGAATTGCATTATTGGGGTAAATGCTATCTAATTTTGATGTACAGATTCATTGAAGTataagaagaaagggaaaagcgtAAATGACCAGCAACATGAAAGCACTCACTAATTTAATTTCACATGGTCTATTTGTTAAATTTCAGGCAAAACACGTGCAAGAACTTTATTGGggactttttctttaattcttttatttgaattaatggaTTTCCTTTGTTGCTTTCTATGTGTTTGAGGAAATGTCAAAGTTACTGAAAATTTTGGGATGCACCTCTTTTGGTAACTCCATTGTTGCTTCCTGAGATATGCAGAAATCAGGATGGCTACTTTTAGTCTATACTTTTAGTTGGAATTGCAGAAACTAGATAActaccattttttttaaaaaaaaaattttttggcacAAGTAATGGACACTAATTATATTTTAGACGTTGAAGTTAAAAGCTACCTCTTATGttgcttgaaagttgaaatCAGTGTTCTAGATTGATATTTAGCATTCACTTatcaatttcctttttttttttttttgcattcttgtttttctttttctcttttggctTAACTGAGGTAGGATGGAAGTAGACTGCTAACTGCTAAGCCAGCTCAAAGGTTGATTAACCATCTAGAAGACTGTTGATATTCCATGCAACTGAAGATGTCATCAAATAGTGAATCCGCCACCACCACCCGCAGAGGAGATGATCATTGAGCAACCACAGGAGTATCACCAGAAATAGCTCAGTAAAGTTGCTCTACTTGCTCTTTCAATCCATATTGTGTTCTCAAATTCATCTGTGATTAtaccatgatttttttttatgactTATTCTTGGTTTTTCTTCTTCGTTTCTCTGGTGCATTTGTGGGATCGGTTTTCATTGGGTACCAGCTATTTGATAAAAGTCCCCAACTGAAATTCAGAGAGAGGGGATcattttctggaaaaaaaaaatttgttattgCTTATTTTAGGTGATTTCTAAATTAGAAATGAGAGGGCAATCCGGCAGTCAAAGTTCCATATAAACAACTGTGGCTCCCACATAGGGGGCTCAACACACATCGCTGCTTGATACCACTACACCAGATGCGCTGCTTGTTAGGTGGATCAAATGCCTTACTCTTATTAGATGACAACTGACGCTTCCCACAAACCCCCAGTCCACTACTAGCAGGACCTCAGAAGCAGATTACTTTCGGCTTTGCAACATCATGGTTCCCCCCAAACAAAGAATTCATGAACTGTGAGTTGTTATCATTGAAGACGACGGAACACTTTGTAGGACTAATGTAATTATTTAGTACTCGATTAATTTAGTTACGCCAAAAATAGTCACCCGATTATTGTTGAATCAGTAGGCTGGTACTGGGATTCTACTCATAGTAATAAGAAATCAATCGGTCCGAGAATGAGGATAGTGGGGCTGACCGGAGGGATTGGATCAGGGAAGAGTACCGTCTCCAATCTTTTCAAGGCCCATGGTATTCCAGTCGTCGATGCCGACGTCATCGCCCGTGTAAGCCCCACTTTTCCAATTCCTATTAATCGTTCCCGTTCGTTAACCTACTCTCTGTTTCTTCCCTagtcaattcttttctttttctttcccgaTTGAAACAGCCCAAAATCTACAACTACTAGTACCTCAACTGctattctttaatttctttcactaatatatatatatatatatatatattagtcaGTGTTAATGATGTAATTTACTGCATACTGAAATTAAACCTGAGCACCTACTAGTACCTGGTTTCAACTTTCAGTAGCGCTTTTTTAACTTGCAGGATGTTTTGAAAAAAGGTACTGGTGGTTGGAAAAAGGTGGTGGTTGCTTTTGGGGAGGACATCCTGCTTCCTGACGGAGAGGTGGATCGCCCGAAGTTAGGTCGCATTGTATTTTCTGATCCACAAAAACGCCAGATTCTTAATAGGTACGTACTCTTTATTCTTAATAGGTACATACTCTTAACTGGTATCTGATTGATGTATATGGAAGCTTCCAACATCCGGATGTGACTAGTTAGCTTGTGGATAAATGCTGCGCCCCCTTTAGTTTTACATTAAAGCTTTGACTAGGCATCAGCTTCCTTGATGGTAATGTAAAAACTATCTTTGGATTTTTCATTTGTGATTTGCTTAGATAAGGGAAAAAGTTGCATTTAGatattagtgaagtaattattGCCATGATACATTGATGTAGAGTGAAAACTCTGATGTTTGGTCAGTAGCCATGAACAAATAGCTTTTTCAAGTTTGGTGATGCTTTGAATATTGTTAGTTTGATGCTCAGTTAAAACTGTTTGACTATGGTTGGACTTTGCCTGTATCTTATCTAAATACGACAACAGAATCACTTTGAGTTGAACTCATGGAAAGTTCCCCCCTGCCCAACTATTTTGGGATATAATGGGTAGGGTTCGCAGGGACCAAGAGTTTATGTGCTTTGCAGCGGGCGAATTTTGGATGATATGTTACTAGTTCATTCGGTTGCTGCCTATTGTTCCTGTAAATGGTCTGCTGTGAAGTTGAGAAGTtttcatacatatatatataaatcatGTTTGGATTTTCTAGCTTGTGGCAGTCTAAAGAGCTTGTTAGATTTATTTCCTCTTTCTGATTCATGTGCATCAGTCATTAGAATTGAATGAACTGATTCTTTTGGAAGAACTTTACGTGAACCTTGACTTTGGCAATTTATGCAATTAGATTTCTGGCACCATACATCTCATCAGGCATTCTCTTGGAAGTGTTGAAACTATGGATGAAGGGGTGCAAAATTATTGTGCTTGATGTCCCTTTGTTGTTCGAAGCCAAGATGGACAGGTGGACAAATCCTATTGCTGTTGTTTGGGTTGATCCCGAGACTCAGCTCCATCGGCTCATGGCAAGAGATGGAACCACAGAAGAAGATGCTAAGAGCAGGATTAACTCTCAAATGTCTCTTGATCTCAAAAGGACCAAAGCAGATATTCTAATAGATAACACTGGATCACTGGCAGATctgaatgaaaattttcagaagGTATTGGTCCAGGTCACAAGGCCTTTGACATGGACAGAATTTGCTTTATCTAGACAGGGTGCTATTGTTGCATCTATATCCATTTTTCTAGGCATCATCATATGCAGGAAATGTTTGTGatgaaatttcatttatttattgagataaatttcatttatttattgagATAAATTTCATAAACTTCTTATTGTTGAGCTCAGCCTTGTGAAATTTGGAAGATGTGACTGATCCTTAATGTACTATATAATTGGAACTTAATCTTCTTGTTCCTCACCTAAAATAATGCAGAATGGTTTAATGGAGCTTCTGTTTCAGTTCAGTAATATTTGATACTTTTCTTAGCCCCATATTACCTGGATTTATGGTGTCACTGGTGATATATGAATTGGTAAAGAAAAGTGAGAGGGCTTCCAAAGACGTCTTACAGTATGCTGCTGTAGCTTACAGGATCATGTATATTTAAATTTTGTCCCCAGCTGTTACTCATTAGGTGGAATCATAGATCGGATTCTAGGTATATTTGATACATGAGACAGAGAGAGGGTAGGGCTGTGTTGAGTGGTAAGGTGGATGGGATTGTAAGTAAAACGTCTTGGATTCAAGACCTCTTACttgagggggaaaaaaaaggaatggaTGTGACTTTCACTGAGTAGATTCcgatgactttttttttttaataaaaaaaaagacggTTGATGGAGTAGATTTATGTGCTTCTTGAACTAAATgctaatcttttcttttttcctgtaTTCGAgtctattaaaatttttaaaaaatggatGTGAGTTTCCTCGAGTCGAGGGTTTCTAACAAAATTGAATTTTTGGGTCACATTAAAATTAAGTTGTAAAAGGTTGTTCAGTTTATGTGATCCAAGAAAGATGCTCTTGTGCCTATattcccttcctttttttcttttggatcaTTTGCAGGAATCAGattctttatctttttaaaaaaaaaagaagatgtcTTTTCTTGTATGAGCATCGGCGTGACTATTATTTTCATGTGCATGTAGCTCTTTCACGGCGAAGCTGGTCCTTGTCAAGCACATAATTAGGAATCTATACATGTGTGTATGGAATATGGATACGTGCAAGTATGCATAAGGGCCACCAATTTGCTGAAAAAAGGTCATGTTCTTGTCCTGTCTATAAATTTTTGAGGACTTTTTCATCAATCAAGGGGCATCCATTAATCAGTATAAAACTCCAAGGTGTATCAAATCTAAAGCTGCCCTCAAACTCCTCAACTCCAATGTCAATGCTTCCTATTTTAGCTCCAGGGATCCTTGCTGGAACCCTTGACGGCTTCATCTAACATCGATCCTTGCTGGATCCTTGCCAGCTGAATTGTACAACGAGCTCCATTTTAACCTTTTCCCCCCcttaatttttataaaaaataatgGAGAATTTCGGTTTCCCTAATAAATCCCCCGGAACATGACAATGCACGTTATAGCAACCCATTCATGCTGCTGAGCATGCTGATGCAGTACTCTTGACCCAAGTTATCGATCCTAAAAAGCCAAATGCAGCAATCTTGGCGTCCATTGATTGATCTTTCCGTCTCCTCCTCAAGGCAACTATTCCTAATCCACAACCCCTATAAGCCGCCGCACTAACCCATGAACTCTAAACAGagcctagaaaaaaaaaaaacaaaaattcttCTCGTGATTTCTCTGATTATTACAAACAACTAAGTTCGGTCTGCAGGATGAACTAAACCCCAGTATGCGAACGTGGCAATATTTATGAGATTAATAAAGCTCAAGTAATGTGAAACAAGTGATCTGGTTCTGATTTTTCCTGAAATCGATTTTGAACAGTATAGATAGATGCTCTTGAAAACATAGGAAAACGGTAAATTACACTTTTCTTCCGTGTATCAGTGACTGCTTTGATTGACATTTTATTAGGATGAGAAATATTAAGAAGAGGAATTATTGCTCAATCACCCGCTTAGCTCCATCCACGGTATTTTTGAGTAACATTGCCACTGTCATTGGTCCAACACCTCCAGGAACAGGAGTTATCCATCCAGCCACTTTGCTTGCTTCCTTGAAATCGACATCTCCCACAAGCCTATAACCCGACTTCTCAGTTCGATCATCCACAGCATTTGTCCCCACATCGATAACAGCAGCACCAGATTTGATCCAGCTGCCTTGTATCTGAAAATCCAGATTATTAGGTACTTTAGTGAGCAAAATATCTCAGCATGTCCATCATCCTATGACAAGATGTAACCAAGCACGTGATATTCTATCAAGTAGAATTGACAATCCATTTATCCAAGAAATTTGAAGGAAGCTACATAGCCCGAAACTCTGCATTGATTAGAGTCTAATCATCCCGTCATTTGAATGTTGGTTTTGTAATGTTATATTTGTAGAAGAAACATATGGTGCAAAGTCTCTACATTCAATTACCAGTCACCATCACATACAGGGTTCTAAAGTCAAGAGCATATATAAGGGGTTCTTCTCAGATAAGATGTCAACCCCGAACATGCGTGTTCTTCACTATCAAATTGGATATAGGACAAAGGAAATAGTGAAAAAGATGCTTCGCCACATATCACAACAATAATGATATTATATCACAGGGAAAAAGTTGTATAAAAAATTCTTGATACCATGTTCGCTTGTCCTGCTGCAGCAATAACAATGTCTGCCTCACGGATAATTTTCTCTGGTTCCTTGGTACGTGAATGCACTATAGTGACAGTGGCGTCTTCTTTGAGTAGTAGTAGGGAAACAGGTAATCCAACAATATTGCTTCGTCCTACCACAACTGCCTTCTTGCCCTTTATGCTAATGCCACTACGTGAGAGAAGCTCAAGACAGCCCTGCTCAAGAAATAGAGCCTCTCAAAAATGTCCAAGTAACGATGTAGTTCACCCATATAAGTATGTTGCATATcatgaaaaaaattatgaaaactTCTACATCAAACCGTTTAAGTGCTCAAGACCAAAGTATATTGCCTTAGGGGTGCATGGAAGGAATAGAGGCTCTCTGCCTTTCATTGCAAGCTTGCCTATATTTAAAGGGTGAAAGCCATCCACATCTTTTTCCAAGCTAATTTCACCCAAAACTTTCTCTTCATTTACATGCTTTGGAAGTGGAAGCTGCACCAATATACCTGCAACAATAGTGACAATCACAATCTCCAACTTGTCTGTCTGTCTGTCTGTCTGTCTCtctcttttattattattgctttTTAAAATTTACTTAGCATAGATTTGTGGAAAGCAATAATACACTGACAAGAAATGGCAAATCAAAGTTACGACAAGATGAAACACTAGTATATTGGATCTCTTGGTAACAAAATATTATGAGCTCAATTAGCTTGGTGATGAAACCGAAAGCTGTAAAGGTAACAAGAAGAATAATCTGGTATATAACTAACCAACCATGAACATCTGGATTTGCATTCAGCTCATGGACCTTGCCGATTAATTCGGCTTCAGACACTTGCTCTGGAAGGTTGATGTCAAAGGACTTGATCCCAACCTCAGCACATGCCTTCCTCTTCATACTCACGTAGCTTTGAGAGTCCTTCCTATGTCCCACTATGACCACGGCCAATCCTGGGACCTGTTTATCACCCAAATTCCACACAAAATCAGGCCAATTTATGCCCTTTTTGTTAAGCTCACCTCTATCTACCTATCCAAATAAGATAATCAAAGGACCATAtattaactttgttggaaaatgTTATCGTTTCAATTTTCAAGCAAGAAAATTTTGCTGAAATTCTTGCTGCCATTTTCTCAAACACTAcacagaagaaagaaagaaagaaagaaagagcgCCAAGTTCAGACCTTGCCGTACTTCTGGGACAGTTGACGAACTTCATCGGCGACTTCGGACCGTATAGTATGAGCTACTGCTTTGCCGTCGATGACGGTTGCCTTGTGATCCGACGACGATGCCATACTTGCtccaaatcaaaattttcagaCTAGTCTTCTTGCCCACACAAATTTCAGTACTCCTGCTTGAGTTTGAGTGGAGATTCCGTTCACTTTAGGATTTTCAGCTATGTTTTCATACTCGGACCTGACATCGATTCGGCCGAACTCAGGGGTCAGGGTTTAATGGGTTCAACCGGAGTCATTCGgaggtcgaaccggatgacgtcataaatacgTCATAAATGTATATGtgtatatctatatatatatatatatatatatatatatatatatatatatctttttcCTGCAAatcaaatttataaaatataaccAAGAAGCTGTGATCCAAATCCATATCCAATTCACCAAATCGAACATGTTTAATTTGAACATCCTTAATTTGCTTCCAAAGATTGTTAAGCAATTTTGTGGAAGACTTTGTAGTACATACTAAGCTATACTTAGATTGATATGTATTCAGCTGCAATACATAAAGATAAcagaaaacaaacaagaaaaagtCAGTTTAATACATTCTCGCTACATTTACATAATTTGATGACATCTTCAGTTGCATGGTCAATCAATAGAGTCTTCTAGATGGTTAATCAACCTTTGAGCTGGCTTAGCAGTTAGCAGTCTACTTCCATCCTACCTCAGTTAagccaaaagagaaaaagaaaaacaagaatgcaaaaaaaaaaaaaaaggaaattgatAAGTGAATGCTAAATATCAATCTAGAACACTGatttcaactttcaagcaaCATAAGAGGTAGCTTTTAACTTCAACGTCTAAAATATAATTAGTGTCCATTACTTgtgccaaaaaattttttttttaaaaaaaatggtagTTATCTAGTTTCTGCAATTCCAACTAAAAGTATAGACTAAAAGTAGCCATCCTGATTTCTGCATATCTCAGGAAGCAACAATGGAGTTACCAAAAGAGGTGCATCCCAAAATTTTCAGTAACTTTGACATTTCCTCAAACACATAGAAAGCAACAAAGGAAAtccattaattcaaataaaagaattaaagaaaaagtccCCAATAAAGTTCTTGCACGTGTTTTGCCTGAAATTTAACAAATAGACCATGTGAAATTAAATTAGTGAGTGCTTTCATGTTGCTGGTCATTTacgcttttccctttcttcttatACTTCAATGAATCTGTACATCAAAATTAGATAGCATTTACCCCAATAATGCAATTCTGACTTTTAAAGGATGCATTTATGTAGCTCAAGCAAATTTATCTTCAAAAAGTGAACATTTTAGTTTGCACCAAATTAGCCAGTTGCAGAACATTAACTTACTTGATTAAACAAAGATCACTCCAACCCTTTTTTTCAACCAACCTTCCCAACTTCTGCAACTCTGCCGGGGATCGTATGGAGGACTGGAGAAGACAGCAGGAATTGATTCAGAATATATAGGGAGTTAGGTTTGGACTCTTTGGACAAAGCGTAGGAGAGGAGACTGGAAATTGGTGTATAGAGCTTGTACTCTCTAGTGGGAACTTACTTGGTGATTTCAGATGAGCCGTCGGCAATGGCGACAAAGATCGGCGGCGGCAAGAAGGTGGAAACAAAGCGACGGATTTTAGAAATTTAGGGCTGAAGTGAAGTCCGAGGTGTCAAATTAGGAATTTGGCTTGGGATAACCAGTGGAGCctaggggtggcaatggggcggggtGGGGTGGGGGATCCTCTGTGTCTGTGGAATTCTCTTATTCTTGGAGGAGTAAAAAATGGACAGAAGTACCTTGGAACGGTAATCCCTAAATTGCATACATAATTTGTTTAGCAATTACCATTTATTCAGTAGATATCTTCTTGACATACGTGATGGTTCTTCAGGTTAATATGGTTGGTGTACATTATGAGGACAATCATGTTGCAACTGGTTTTGGTAATCACCTTGCACGACCCATTCTCAGGGAGGAATGGAATGAAAACTTGACCCTTGAAGAAGGTGTCAAGCTATTGGAGAAGTGCATGCGCGTCCTCCTCTATCGTGATAGATCGATCAGCTGTGAACAAACTCCAGGCATGGTTATTTTTGGGATAGTCTACAATGATGATAGCTTCTTGATTGTGTGTTTTAACCCATATTATATGCTAGCGTTTCGTATTATTTCCTTTGAtgcaattttattctttttactTGGTATATGTTTATATTCGGGCTGGTTTTTCTTCAAGCATCTTTGACAAAGGTTttgtttttggtaaaaaaaatggGTAATGTCAAATATTGAGAAGCAGGAATCTTGTCTGTGAAAGAAGTCATCATAACCCAACTTGCTTATATGACGTTGTTATATTTGAGATACCTTTCTGGTGCTTAATTTTCCAAATCCTGCTCTATGTTTCATGTATGAAACAAAAAGAACATAAAATAGATCTTACTAACAGCAGTTGTGTATCAGTCTTAGGGGTGAGCATTCGGTGCAAATGCGGTAAATCGGTGCGCTGAATTCGGTTTTTTCGGTTATTGCACCTATAGAAATCTAAACCATTTTCATTTTCGAATTGGGCATTACCGAATTCATGCGgtacccgatttcaaattcgaaAACGGTAATGAATTCGGTCTAACCGAATTCATctgttatgtaaaaaaaaaccCTGAAGCAAATTAAGAGAATATATAAAACCAATCTTTATAGTTCAGCAACTACCAACCCCCGCAAGCCATGAGAAAGCTACAAATATTAGACTGAAAATATGTAAAGAAGCTAGACACATGTAGGCCTTCTACTGGTTTGTAGTTATAAAAGCTAAATTGCTCTCTTCGATATGTTCTAGACTTGCTCCAATGCTTTCCATTACTTATTCAGGAGCTGATTACTTGTATTGAGCTTATTAAGGTGACCTTTCTGCTTATTTATACATAGATGTTTCTTCTTTTACACATTGCAGAAATTCATATCCAGAATCCTAGGTACAACTTCTGGAGCCGTATTTTCACTAGATGTGCACCAGAGATTGAGAATCTCCACGGACAAGGAGGTAAAATTTTCAGTTTAgcaagttttttcctttttaatttttctaa is drawn from Coffea arabica cultivar ET-39 chromosome 1c, Coffea Arabica ET-39 HiFi, whole genome shotgun sequence and contains these coding sequences:
- the LOC113724529 gene encoding dephospho-CoA kinase isoform X1, which translates into the protein MNLGWYWDSTHSNKKSIGPRMRIVGLTGGIGSGKSTVSNLFKAHGIPVVDADVIARDVLKKGTGGWKKVVVAFGEDILLPDGEVDRPKLGRIVFSDPQKRQILNRFLAPYISSGILLEVLKLWMKGCKIIVLDVPLLFEAKMDRWTNPIAVVWVDPETQLHRLMARDGTTEEDAKSRINSQMSLDLKRTKADILIDNTGSLADLNENFQKVLVQVTRPLTWTEFALSRQGAIVASISIFLGIIICRKCL
- the LOC113724529 gene encoding dephospho-CoA kinase isoform X2, with the protein product MNCWYWDSTHSNKKSIGPRMRIVGLTGGIGSGKSTVSNLFKAHGIPVVDADVIARDVLKKGTGGWKKVVVAFGEDILLPDGEVDRPKLGRIVFSDPQKRQILNRFLAPYISSGILLEVLKLWMKGCKIIVLDVPLLFEAKMDRWTNPIAVVWVDPETQLHRLMARDGTTEEDAKSRINSQMSLDLKRTKADILIDNTGSLADLNENFQKVLVQVTRPLTWTEFALSRQGAIVASISIFLGIIICRKCL
- the LOC113724513 gene encoding bifunctional protein FolD 2-like → MASSSDHKATVIDGKAVAHTIRSEVADEVRQLSQKYGKVPGLAVVIVGHRKDSQSYVSMKRKACAEVGIKSFDINLPEQVSEAELIGKVHELNANPDVHGILVQLPLPKHVNEEKVLGEISLEKDVDGFHPLNIGKLAMKGREPLFLPCTPKGCLELLSRSGISIKGKKAVVVGRSNIVGLPVSLLLLKEDATVTIVHSRTKEPEKIIREADIVIAAAGQANMIQGSWIKSGAAVIDVGTNAVDDRTEKSGYRLVGDVDFKEASKVAGWITPVPGGVGPMTVAMLLKNTVDGAKRVIEQ